From a region of the Candidatus Rhabdochlamydia porcellionis genome:
- the floA gene encoding flotillin-like protein FloA (flotillin-like protein involved in membrane lipid rafts), producing the protein MDSFDLGGFLLVFCLGISVIGLIVFLMIFRYVGLWFQAFVSGAPISLFNIVGMSLRKIPLRIMVSARITSYKAGLKSITVSDLETHYLAGGNVFNIVRAMIAADKANIPLTWRQATAIDLAGRDLLEAVKTSVNPKVIDCPEREHGEYITAVARDGIQLKCRARVTVRTNILQLVGGATEETIIARVGEGIVSAIGEAPMHADVLGSPQRISRLVLDRGLDAQTAFEILSIDIADISVGENIGAILRTDTAKADTKIAQAEAERRRTMAVAMEGEMRVKLVEAEAQIPLAIAQAFREGRLGVMDYYRLNNLQADTLMRKSLAKEEI; encoded by the coding sequence ATGGATAGTTTTGATTTAGGTGGATTTCTACTTGTTTTCTGCCTGGGAATAAGTGTTATTGGATTAATTGTTTTTTTAATGATCTTTCGCTATGTAGGGCTGTGGTTTCAAGCTTTTGTGTCAGGAGCTCCTATTTCTTTATTTAACATTGTTGGAATGAGCTTACGTAAAATTCCCTTACGCATCATGGTAAGTGCTCGTATTACTTCTTATAAAGCTGGGTTAAAATCAATTACGGTTTCTGATCTAGAAACTCATTATTTAGCTGGTGGTAATGTATTTAATATTGTTAGAGCCATGATTGCGGCGGATAAAGCAAATATTCCTTTGACTTGGAGACAAGCAACAGCTATTGATTTAGCGGGAAGAGATTTATTAGAAGCGGTAAAGACCTCGGTTAATCCCAAAGTAATCGATTGCCCAGAGCGTGAGCATGGAGAATATATCACAGCTGTTGCTAGAGATGGAATCCAATTAAAATGTAGAGCAAGAGTTACTGTGCGTACCAATATCCTGCAACTAGTTGGTGGAGCTACAGAGGAAACGATTATTGCAAGAGTAGGAGAGGGGATTGTAAGCGCAATTGGTGAAGCACCCATGCATGCAGATGTCTTAGGTTCACCTCAGCGAATATCCCGTCTTGTACTAGACCGAGGATTGGATGCACAGACCGCTTTTGAGATTTTGTCAATCGATATTGCAGACATTAGCGTTGGAGAGAATATCGGTGCTATTTTACGTACAGATACAGCAAAAGCAGATACAAAGATTGCGCAAGCAGAAGCAGAAAGACGTCGCACTATGGCAGTTGCTATGGAAGGCGAAATGAGAGTTAAACTAGTAGAAGCAGAAGCTCAGATTCCTCTGGCTATCGCTCAAGCATTTCGCGAAGGGCGTTTAGGGGTTATGGATTATTATCGGTTGAATAATCTACAAGCAGATACACTTATGCGCAAATCTTTAGCTAAAGAGGAGATTTGA
- a CDS encoding flagellar biosynthetic protein FliO — protein MLHIIKYLFLMFSVSSAFLFAQMENAPFQDSNVSDLPHSISKELMPFPDSASFTRMWITIAAALVLLFVTLWLLRRFKTGHFKKIGGSSSTFTIIERKTLSPKTMLYIVEINNKRLLISESQVEVRTLTSENLSNLEKN, from the coding sequence ATGCTTCATATAATCAAATATCTGTTCCTTATGTTTAGTGTGTCTAGTGCTTTTCTTTTTGCTCAAATGGAAAATGCACCTTTTCAAGATTCCAATGTAAGCGATCTCCCCCACTCAATTTCTAAAGAGTTAATGCCTTTCCCAGATAGCGCTTCATTTACACGTATGTGGATTACAATTGCTGCAGCTCTTGTATTGCTTTTTGTAACTCTATGGCTATTGCGTCGTTTTAAAACAGGGCATTTTAAAAAAATAGGAGGAAGCTCTTCTACATTTACCATTATAGAAAGAAAAACATTGAGTCCAAAAACCATGCTTTACATAGTAGAGATAAACAACAAGCGCTTGCTTATCTCTGAATCACAAGTAGAAGTGAGGACCTTAACCAGCGAAAATCTGAGTAATTTAGAAAAAAATTAG
- a CDS encoding HAD family hydrolase — translation MIEHRGWLALDIDGTLTDQTHIVPKEVVCYLKELHAKGWEIFIITGRTLSFASLALNLFDFPFYLAVQNGADVFYTLNQELIIRHYLSSNIILTLEALYSKCAEDFLIYAGWEKGDFCYYRPHLFSQRIQAHVNMMKQLSLEPWQAVKSFSFADHLRFPLIKCLGTKKEMTLVYDSLKNDKHLSITLIRDPLAEGVYLNLITHPEATKGSALKNVIKKTGKVGKVIAAGDDLNDISMLERADIKIVMHSAPLEMHDLADIIAKPSYQCGIIEALQKALSELHP, via the coding sequence ATGATAGAACATCGTGGTTGGTTAGCGCTAGATATTGATGGAACTCTAACCGATCAAACGCACATTGTGCCAAAAGAAGTAGTTTGTTATTTAAAAGAGTTACATGCTAAAGGATGGGAAATATTTATTATCACAGGGCGAACATTATCTTTTGCCTCTTTAGCATTAAACCTCTTTGATTTCCCTTTTTACCTTGCTGTTCAAAACGGAGCAGATGTTTTTTATACCCTTAACCAAGAATTAATCATTCGTCATTATTTAAGTTCTAATATTATCCTTACTTTAGAAGCTTTATATTCTAAATGTGCGGAAGATTTTCTTATTTATGCAGGCTGGGAAAAAGGAGATTTTTGTTATTACCGGCCTCATCTATTTTCTCAGAGAATCCAAGCCCATGTAAATATGATGAAACAGCTTTCTTTAGAGCCTTGGCAAGCTGTTAAGAGCTTTTCTTTTGCTGATCATTTACGTTTTCCTTTAATTAAATGTTTAGGAACTAAAAAAGAAATGACTCTTGTATATGATAGTCTAAAAAATGATAAACACTTATCTATTACTTTGATCCGAGATCCTCTTGCTGAAGGTGTGTATTTAAATTTAATTACACATCCAGAAGCGACAAAAGGAAGCGCTTTAAAGAATGTAATTAAGAAAACAGGTAAAGTAGGAAAAGTGATTGCAGCAGGAGATGATTTAAATGATATAAGCATGCTAGAAAGAGCCGACATCAAAATTGTCATGCACTCAGCGCCTTTAGAGATGCATGATTTAGCAGACATTATTGCCAAACCCTCTTATCAATGTGGAATTATTGAAGCTCTGCAAAAAGCGCTTAGTGAACTGCACCCGTAG
- a CDS encoding enoyl-[acyl-carrier-protein] reductase, with amino-acid sequence MLPINLKGKKAFIAGIGDDQGFGWAIAKTLAEAGAEIIIGTWTPLLKIFTSAWNAGKFDASRMLSDGSLMQYLKVYPLDASFDKPEDVPEEIRLNKRYQDVSGYTISEVASNVADDFGTIDILVHALANAPEVKKPLLETSRKGYLAALSASSYSFISLLAYFGPIMSANSAALTLTYLASERVVPGYGGGMSSAKAALESDTRTLAWEAGRKWGIRVNAISAGPLASRAARAIGFINDMIAYSQANAPLVKDLSAEEVGNSSAFLLSSLASGITGVTLYVDNGMHAMGIAIDSQALHPTGAVH; translated from the coding sequence ATGCTTCCGATCAACCTAAAAGGCAAGAAGGCGTTTATTGCAGGAATTGGAGATGACCAAGGTTTTGGTTGGGCAATCGCTAAAACGCTTGCCGAAGCAGGTGCTGAGATTATCATCGGTACTTGGACTCCTCTTTTAAAGATTTTCACCTCTGCTTGGAATGCAGGAAAATTTGATGCTTCCCGTATGCTCTCCGATGGGAGCCTTATGCAATATCTAAAAGTATACCCTTTAGATGCGTCTTTTGATAAACCAGAAGATGTACCTGAAGAAATCCGCTTAAATAAACGTTATCAAGATGTTTCTGGATATACCATTTCTGAAGTAGCTTCTAACGTAGCAGACGATTTTGGAACCATTGATATTCTAGTGCATGCCTTAGCTAATGCACCTGAAGTGAAAAAACCTCTTTTAGAAACATCTAGAAAAGGGTATTTAGCAGCTTTGAGCGCTTCTAGCTACTCTTTTATCAGTTTGCTTGCGTATTTTGGCCCCATTATGAGTGCAAATAGCGCAGCTTTGACTTTAACCTATTTGGCATCTGAACGTGTCGTGCCAGGCTATGGTGGTGGGATGAGTTCTGCAAAAGCAGCACTTGAGAGCGATACTCGCACACTAGCATGGGAAGCAGGAAGAAAATGGGGAATCCGCGTTAATGCAATTTCTGCAGGGCCCTTAGCCAGCAGAGCTGCTCGAGCTATTGGGTTTATTAATGATATGATTGCTTATTCTCAAGCAAATGCTCCTTTAGTTAAAGACCTATCTGCAGAAGAAGTAGGCAATAGCTCTGCTTTTCTTCTGTCTTCTTTAGCCTCTGGCATTACAGGTGTCACTCTTTATGTGGACAATGGAATGCATGCTATGGGAATAGCTATTGATAGTCAAGCACTGCATCCTACGGGTGCAGTTCACTAA
- a CDS encoding M48 family metalloprotease has product MPILIKGKRKIPFGKNISWEIRVKKDSTVNAFCCPRGKVAITTGILAMMKGKK; this is encoded by the coding sequence ATGCCCATTTTAATCAAAGGTAAAAGAAAAATACCCTTCGGAAAAAATATATCATGGGAAATACGCGTGAAAAAAGATAGTACGGTTAATGCCTTTTGCTGCCCTAGGGGAAAAGTGGCTATTACCACAGGCATTCTTGCAATGATGAAAGGAAAGAAGTAG
- a CDS encoding OsmC family protein yields MEKVKILLEKDLRTHVISKDPKTLLVTDAPKVILGLGEFFSPTDLLTISIASCILTMMGYKAKELKVDLEGSYLQLTKEMQITPIRRLKLIDMEFFCPRAFSAIITKKLAQAAEKCPVIHSLHPEIQKKVIYHWGITSEVQSGNCI; encoded by the coding sequence ATGGAAAAAGTTAAAATCCTTTTAGAAAAAGACTTAAGAACTCATGTGATTTCTAAAGATCCAAAGACATTGTTAGTTACAGATGCTCCTAAAGTTATTTTAGGATTGGGTGAGTTTTTTTCTCCAACAGATTTACTGACCATTAGTATAGCATCCTGTATACTAACTATGATGGGATATAAAGCTAAAGAGTTGAAGGTTGACTTAGAAGGGAGTTATTTGCAACTAACAAAAGAGATGCAAATAACTCCTATTCGTAGGCTTAAACTCATTGATATGGAATTTTTTTGCCCAAGGGCTTTTTCTGCAATAATTACAAAGAAGCTCGCCCAAGCAGCAGAGAAATGTCCTGTAATTCATAGCTTGCATCCGGAAATACAGAAAAAAGTGATCTATCATTGGGGGATAACAAGTGAAGTTCAATCGGGCAACTGCATTTGA
- the holA gene encoding DNA polymerase III subunit delta: protein MKFNRATAFEKHLLEVKKEYLAPVYLLAIPDAYERKRVAEQVAARIDFFYPNSTFTTKEATPIGHLIDELNTISLFEKNRIVFYDSIQSIKKEELSSLTRYFANPASFTYLLLGISQTKMAQEIYMEGKKHIISCDFTEEKPWDRKERLKNYLRRLIAARKKKCSLLLIEQLLEKRGMDLAILEQDLEKIITFIGERLHIEELDLATICNDQKLANLWQLSDGILFSKQKILFDSEIDISCLLSLIGQMRLQLQRSLEIRILLEKKMSHAEICLKFHTIKKSSLEKLFSFTLEREEKWLIQALHHLFQIEMLAKNSAATPAVLLHMLNCQLSHF, encoded by the coding sequence GTGAAGTTCAATCGGGCAACTGCATTTGAAAAACACTTATTGGAAGTTAAAAAAGAGTATTTAGCACCTGTATATTTATTGGCTATTCCTGATGCTTATGAGAGAAAACGCGTGGCAGAACAAGTAGCTGCGCGTATAGATTTTTTTTATCCTAATAGTACATTTACCACAAAAGAAGCTACACCTATAGGGCATTTAATAGATGAACTTAATACTATTTCTCTTTTCGAGAAAAATCGTATTGTTTTTTACGATTCTATTCAGTCGATAAAGAAAGAAGAGTTAAGCAGTTTAACTCGTTATTTTGCAAATCCTGCAAGCTTTACTTATCTATTACTAGGAATCTCTCAGACAAAGATGGCACAGGAAATATATATGGAAGGAAAAAAGCACATTATTTCCTGTGACTTTACAGAAGAAAAACCTTGGGACCGTAAAGAAAGACTAAAAAATTACCTAAGACGGCTTATTGCAGCTCGAAAAAAGAAATGTTCTTTGCTCTTAATAGAGCAGTTATTGGAAAAAAGAGGAATGGATCTTGCTATTTTGGAACAGGATCTTGAAAAGATCATTACTTTTATTGGAGAGCGTTTACATATCGAAGAGCTGGATTTAGCAACTATTTGCAACGATCAAAAATTAGCAAATCTATGGCAGCTCTCAGATGGGATCCTATTTTCTAAGCAAAAAATCTTGTTTGATTCTGAGATAGATATCTCATGTCTGCTCTCTTTAATTGGACAGATGCGTCTTCAATTACAACGTAGTTTAGAAATACGCATTTTATTAGAAAAAAAAATGTCTCATGCAGAAATTTGCTTGAAATTTCATACGATAAAAAAAAGTTCATTAGAAAAGCTATTTTCCTTTACGTTAGAAAGAGAGGAAAAATGGCTTATACAAGCCTTACATCATCTCTTTCAGATAGAGATGTTAGCAAAAAATAGTGCTGCTACTCCTGCTGTTTTATTGCATATGTTAAACTGTCAATTATCTCATTTTTAA
- a CDS encoding SAM-dependent methyltransferase, with protein sequence MSTLYLLPNLLDHSQDHHAFFPSIVNTIVPTLGGLIAETEKEARRYLKRFLFPDPKTFRDIPILLLNEHTTALQKEELIKTIAKSHAPWGLVSDCGLACLADPGADIVLLAKKKGIQIQACVGPSSIILALMLSGLEGQRFIFHGYLPREEKLLIEKLKQMDKNPQKDYTHLFIETPYRNQKLFKQLCMTLSPQSWLSIACGLTSDQEWVKTDKITQWKKERPLFDKLPAIFVVRNG encoded by the coding sequence ATGTCTACTTTATATCTTTTGCCTAATTTACTGGATCACTCCCAAGATCATCATGCTTTTTTCCCGAGCATAGTTAATACCATCGTACCAACTCTTGGCGGGCTTATTGCGGAAACAGAAAAAGAAGCAAGACGTTATTTAAAACGGTTTTTATTTCCAGATCCTAAAACTTTTCGCGATATTCCTATCCTACTTTTAAACGAACACACTACAGCTCTGCAAAAAGAGGAGCTTATTAAGACAATTGCAAAAAGTCATGCTCCCTGGGGGCTTGTTTCAGATTGTGGGCTTGCTTGTCTTGCAGATCCTGGTGCAGATATAGTCCTACTAGCAAAGAAGAAAGGAATACAAATACAGGCGTGTGTTGGTCCTTCAAGCATAATTTTAGCTTTAATGTTATCAGGACTTGAGGGACAGAGATTTATTTTTCATGGCTACTTGCCAAGAGAAGAAAAATTGCTTATAGAGAAGTTAAAGCAAATGGATAAAAACCCTCAAAAAGACTATACCCATCTGTTTATTGAAACCCCTTATCGCAATCAAAAACTTTTTAAGCAACTTTGCATGACACTTTCTCCTCAAAGCTGGTTGTCAATTGCTTGTGGGCTTACTTCTGATCAAGAATGGGTAAAAACAGATAAAATTACTCAATGGAAAAAAGAACGACCTTTATTTGATAAGCTTCCAGCTATCTTTGTTGTAAGAAATGGTTAA
- a CDS encoding peptide ABC transporter substrate-binding protein: protein MKYFALFILIITATFFFFCRTKPIKTIGTLRLNMKADPKSMDPRKGGDTCSMQMHSLFFEGLVKMYPDQSFKLAQAKSYKISDDRLTYTFILKDTVWSNGTPVTAYDFEQSWKDILDPHFPSLRSQMFSPIKNADAAKKGLVSLDEVGIKAIDTKTLVISLERPIPYFLKLLSFCGFSPVSIKNDRKNPNWPYKAGPVFLCNGPYVLEEWVPGNKIIAVRNPNYRETKDLYSEKIIFNIIENDAVTLEMFEKGLVDIIGDALTDIPIESIPTLEKKWTISCEPNNCTVLISINTDKPPFNHPKIRKAFSIAINRQELIGLYGRNVKKNITTESINIAYQAACSATNLVLPCLKENRCSSFFQDNDETQARILLEEGLNELGITKEAFDSVVLYYSNYPAERSTLVQVIQQQWLKALGILIKLECLDFKIMLDRLFNKDYSLSFLCRQAVYPDPMSILEKYKYKEHAMNFSNWEHPEFIQLLDRSYYEQEDQRLLTLEEAERLLLNEMPVIPLYHQDYVYIINPRLPFSIPVWWGDRMLLPMSSKACKVQKENKNSFL, encoded by the coding sequence ATGAAATATTTTGCACTTTTTATACTTATCATTACAGCTACATTTTTCTTTTTCTGTAGAACTAAACCTATCAAAACAATAGGGACTCTTCGGTTAAATATGAAAGCAGATCCTAAGTCAATGGACCCGCGCAAAGGAGGAGATACATGTTCGATGCAAATGCACTCTCTATTTTTCGAAGGACTTGTAAAAATGTATCCAGATCAGTCGTTTAAACTTGCTCAAGCAAAGTCTTATAAGATATCAGACGATCGTCTTACTTATACCTTTATCTTGAAAGATACTGTTTGGTCCAATGGCACTCCTGTCACTGCTTATGATTTTGAACAATCTTGGAAAGATATTCTTGACCCTCATTTTCCCTCTCTAAGATCACAAATGTTTTCTCCTATAAAAAATGCAGATGCCGCAAAAAAAGGACTTGTTTCTCTTGATGAAGTAGGAATCAAAGCAATAGATACAAAAACTCTAGTGATCAGTTTAGAAAGACCAATTCCTTATTTTTTAAAACTTCTTTCTTTTTGTGGTTTTTCTCCCGTAAGTATTAAAAATGATCGAAAAAACCCTAATTGGCCTTACAAGGCAGGGCCTGTTTTCTTATGTAACGGTCCCTATGTACTAGAAGAATGGGTACCTGGAAATAAGATCATTGCTGTACGCAATCCTAACTACCGAGAAACAAAAGACCTATATTCAGAAAAAATTATTTTTAACATAATAGAAAATGACGCAGTAACTTTAGAAATGTTTGAAAAAGGTTTAGTAGATATCATTGGAGATGCTTTGACAGATATACCCATAGAATCTATTCCTACTTTAGAAAAAAAGTGGACAATTTCTTGCGAGCCAAATAATTGCACTGTTCTCATTAGTATTAATACTGACAAACCTCCTTTTAACCATCCTAAAATCCGAAAAGCATTTAGCATTGCTATAAACCGCCAAGAACTGATCGGTTTATATGGGAGAAATGTAAAAAAAAATATTACAACAGAATCCATTAACATAGCTTATCAGGCAGCTTGTTCAGCAACAAACCTTGTATTACCCTGTTTGAAAGAAAATCGCTGTTCTTCATTTTTTCAAGATAATGATGAAACCCAAGCCCGCATTTTACTAGAAGAAGGGTTAAACGAATTAGGGATTACTAAAGAAGCATTTGACTCTGTAGTCCTCTACTATAGCAACTATCCAGCTGAAAGAAGTACATTAGTGCAAGTAATTCAACAACAATGGTTAAAAGCTTTAGGTATTTTGATTAAGCTTGAATGTTTGGATTTTAAAATCATGCTTGATAGGCTATTTAATAAAGATTATTCTCTGTCTTTTTTATGTAGACAAGCGGTTTATCCTGATCCAATGAGTATTCTTGAAAAGTACAAATATAAAGAACACGCTATGAATTTCTCAAATTGGGAGCATCCTGAATTTATTCAATTATTGGATCGATCCTATTATGAACAGGAAGATCAGCGACTTCTAACTTTAGAAGAAGCGGAAAGGCTTCTTTTAAATGAGATGCCGGTTATCCCTTTATACCACCAAGACTATGTGTATATCATAAATCCACGACTACCGTTTAGCATACCTGTCTGGTGGGGAGATCGAATGTTATTACCTATGTCTTCTAAAGCTTGTAAAGTGCAAAAAGAAAATAAAAACTCTTTTCTCTAA
- a CDS encoding 2Fe-2S iron-sulfur cluster-binding protein: MAKLLFENTNEEKILEDGSSIQEACEDAGVPFACTEGVCGTCVIEVTEGMENLSEFTQEEQDFLGELGCERLACQCKIISGSIKIKH; encoded by the coding sequence ATGGCTAAATTACTTTTCGAAAATACAAACGAGGAAAAAATTCTTGAAGATGGCTCATCTATTCAAGAAGCATGCGAGGACGCAGGGGTTCCTTTTGCTTGCACTGAAGGTGTGTGCGGAACTTGTGTGATTGAGGTAACTGAAGGTATGGAGAATTTATCGGAATTTACTCAAGAAGAACAAGATTTCTTAGGAGAATTAGGTTGCGAGCGCTTAGCTTGTCAGTGTAAGATAATAAGTGGCTCTATAAAGATTAAACATTAA
- a CDS encoding iron-sulfur cluster assembly accessory protein yields MSQEKKIVKEMTIEEILSSFPHKSQKLAQEMTNIGLHCVGCGAATWETLEGGMLGHGFVEEQIEQLVERLNSILAEKIDPTTITLTKRAAEKFCQILQEEGKDNWGLRFADRAAGCNGFEYVLDYSQTAEEDDQIFESHGVQIHVKKTIVDRLIGSEIDYTEGLNGAGFKISNPNAKTSCGCGKSQSY; encoded by the coding sequence ATGTCTCAAGAAAAAAAGATTGTAAAAGAAATGACAATTGAAGAAATTCTATCTTCTTTTCCTCATAAAAGTCAAAAGCTGGCTCAAGAAATGACTAATATTGGTTTACATTGCGTTGGATGTGGTGCTGCTACATGGGAAACTCTTGAAGGTGGAATGCTAGGTCATGGTTTCGTAGAAGAGCAAATTGAACAGTTAGTCGAAAGATTAAATAGCATTTTAGCAGAAAAAATCGATCCCACAACAATTACGCTTACCAAGCGTGCTGCTGAGAAATTTTGCCAGATTTTGCAAGAAGAAGGCAAGGATAATTGGGGATTACGTTTTGCGGATCGTGCAGCGGGATGTAATGGATTTGAGTATGTTTTAGATTATTCTCAAACAGCGGAAGAAGATGATCAAATATTTGAATCTCACGGTGTGCAAATTCACGTAAAAAAAACCATTGTAGATCGTTTAATCGGCTCTGAAATCGATTATACAGAAGGTTTAAACGGAGCTGGGTTTAAAATCAGCAATCCCAATGCAAAAACATCGTGTGGTTGTGGCAAGTCACAAAGTTATTAA
- the lpdA gene encoding dihydrolipoyl dehydrogenase, with protein MDVFDLIVIGAGPGGYVAAIRAAQLGLKTACIDKRKEPGGTCLHVGCIPSKSLLSSSELAWKMKETSAVNGITFSQLLIDFTPMMTRKTQTIQSFSQGITSLFKKHKISFYVGKASFLDPTAVLVKNARKTVQLQARFILIATGSEPIELPFLPFDEKQILSSTGALSLEAIPKNLLIIGAGVIGVELGSVYNRLGTKVQIIEFLDQICTGFDHQLSLELKKYLEKQGITFHLSSKVMDAKIAPSQISLQVEQTQNTQSFSAEKVLVAIGRRPYTQELGLEKIGVKISPKGFIETDGVFRSNIPNIFAIGDVTEGPMLAHKASEEGIAAVEVMAGHNSQLNYMAIPNVVYTYPEMASVGLTEEEAKKYHLIPKKGSFPFKVNSRAKCTGEIQGFVKIVAEEKSEKIIGVHIIGAHASELIAEAAIAIQKSLCIKDLINTPHAHPTLSEAIREAALDIEKRALHK; from the coding sequence ATGGATGTATTTGATCTAATTGTCATTGGAGCTGGGCCTGGTGGGTATGTAGCTGCAATAAGAGCAGCCCAGTTGGGATTAAAAACAGCATGTATTGATAAACGAAAAGAACCGGGAGGAACTTGCTTACATGTAGGCTGTATCCCTTCTAAGTCGCTTTTATCTTCCTCTGAATTAGCTTGGAAGATGAAAGAAACAAGTGCTGTAAATGGAATCACTTTTTCTCAATTATTGATTGATTTTACGCCAATGATGACTCGTAAAACACAAACTATCCAATCTTTTAGCCAAGGAATTACAAGTTTATTTAAAAAACACAAGATCAGCTTTTATGTAGGAAAAGCCAGCTTTCTAGATCCCACTGCAGTTTTAGTTAAAAATGCAAGAAAAACAGTGCAATTGCAAGCTCGGTTTATTCTTATTGCTACAGGCTCAGAACCCATTGAACTTCCTTTTTTACCCTTTGATGAAAAACAAATTCTTTCTTCTACAGGTGCACTCTCTCTTGAGGCAATTCCCAAAAACCTACTTATAATAGGTGCAGGTGTGATCGGAGTAGAATTAGGATCTGTCTACAATAGACTAGGAACCAAGGTGCAAATCATTGAATTCCTTGATCAAATTTGCACAGGATTTGATCACCAACTGAGCTTAGAACTTAAAAAATATTTAGAGAAACAAGGTATTACATTTCATCTTTCTTCTAAAGTCATGGATGCAAAAATTGCCCCTAGTCAGATTTCTTTACAAGTAGAGCAAACCCAAAACACACAATCTTTTTCAGCAGAAAAAGTTTTAGTTGCCATTGGAAGAAGACCTTATACTCAAGAACTTGGCCTTGAAAAGATCGGAGTAAAAATATCTCCAAAAGGATTCATTGAAACCGATGGAGTCTTCCGTAGCAATATCCCCAATATTTTTGCTATTGGAGATGTCACCGAAGGCCCTATGCTTGCACATAAAGCATCCGAAGAAGGCATTGCAGCTGTTGAAGTTATGGCAGGCCATAACTCTCAACTTAATTATATGGCTATCCCCAATGTTGTCTACACTTATCCAGAAATGGCATCGGTGGGATTAACAGAAGAAGAAGCTAAAAAATATCACCTTATACCAAAAAAAGGTAGCTTTCCCTTTAAGGTCAACTCAAGAGCAAAATGCACAGGAGAAATACAAGGGTTTGTAAAAATTGTTGCCGAGGAGAAAAGCGAAAAGATTATAGGAGTGCATATTATAGGAGCACATGCCTCTGAATTAATTGCAGAAGCAGCTATTGCTATACAAAAAAGTTTATGCATAAAAGACTTGATTAATACCCCCCATGCTCATCCTACTCTATCAGAGGCAATAAGAGAAGCTGCTTTAGACATAGAAAAAAGAGCGCTTCATAAATAA